Genomic DNA from Patescibacteria group bacterium:
CCTCTGTCAGAAGACCGGCGCCGCGCTAGAGGGACCCGTGGTCTTCTTCGACTCCGTATTTTCCTCGCCGTCGCCGAGAGCAAAAGCGACCGCCGCCGCCATTCTCGAAGGCATGAAGGACGAAAATCCCCCCGAAATCTCGGAAGTGCCCGAGCTCGGGGATCTCTCCTCCACTGACCCGGAGCTCATGGCTCGGGTCAAAGCCGTCTGCACCGAACTCGGCTTGTCCGGCGATGCGGGATTCGCCCAGGTGATGTATGACCCGAAGAATACGGATTTCTACCGGGCGATCGAATCGCGCGGGACGGAAACCGCAGACTGGCTGCGCGCCACGGCGAAAGTCCACATCGGTGAAATAGATCTGGTCTCGACCCACGGTGTGGCCAGGATCGAAAACGCTCTGCAGGTTCTGCGGGGCGAACCGATCCACGTGCCGGAGCGTCTGGCGGCAAACTGCCA
This window encodes:
- a CDS encoding histidine phosphatase family protein, producing MLEFRKLAENETRIVVVRHGAHVNNVLTPEAVDLCQKTGAALEGPVVFFDSVFSSPSPRAKATAAAILEGMKDENPPEISEVPELGDLSSTDPELMARVKAVCTELGLSGDAGFAQVMYDPKNTDFYRAIESRGTETADWLRATAKVHIGEIDLVSTHGVARIENALQVLRGEPIHVPERLAANCQMIELIIDAETGELVEENWLDIAV